The Trichoderma atroviride chromosome 5, complete sequence genome contains a region encoding:
- a CDS encoding uncharacterized protein (EggNog:ENOG41), with amino-acid sequence MDSSSISSRAYQKAPAQYPRASSRTSIRSASTRMTSQSVRSPVPGPRLAPSPQLSNDHPSHRYHHSSYKEQVLSPRSTPKPTPQASREGSVESPRSQAVSSFLQEKLQRERRAEVDKLSQSALSRVSEDFGAPLSISRVNSPRRRSVAASSDGSRPKSSSGNDPAKKPGLGVKDMDNVRHQSNGIFSLRFTPRKLTHRQVISRLHKENFDLKLELYHRREKQSTLESSIETLEKEKRQTEEMNETLLDELEKRDKAVEEAVAMIVMLEAKVDQLLQERNMVLQVEQEGFFCRQDMEQKYRGPPLDPPADDAGKQVERVRAINRVPSFLSEKSENTENLRNVYLGVRGSALSLARVTEGNIEVDNGATNGPAPGSPTLSVLSESSFASVYGKKGQDGLFPPPVDQPLTLDGLDADSQIYTAEGRDIKRITGFPPRAASANHFAGSSRSSAPRHSSISGPVGHASPLQQIEQLARSQSVLQEGFHPVANNSSRDRRRSQPPPTLRKVMTDGPGAFRLHDPNFPPTPDTISTSTLHRMRSSNDSLTRQDSRNDRASVVYSDQDNQSLRVSFRGKQSQLRGVERGAGDENGHSYGIAVPMPQQHHDHHRAASESTTSRKKDSQWDSTDSDEHSESHSPRSSLDIWMRESNKPTPDDNVSSDMFNFPPGFGHKKAQSQGIGNDADYINDLFSLRQSLVTNTAPPPPGRRSSLHARTSSTTSSARNSPRTLTLTSTPEQPEHPEEMEYVSRPRQRSNSVQVKHDYHTPIQSPSIPQLPQSEKRNHYPPVTGPRTALNRLFRRSVAPTSPVSMPTSATETAFSESYKSAQGVSLQPWMNRNIDSELDPRNGAGSTPPPITLTLRQRRRNTVGTEAAPSFIPSSTSAPVRLSEMAVNGRHSPASKKLPPLPAEPAMPAASVIGTRRKWLPGFSRGSSSLRNRAN; translated from the coding sequence ATGGATTCATCAAGCATATCGTCGAGAGCCTATCAAAAGGCTCCGGCTCAGTATCCTCGCGCCTCTTCGCGGACGTCCATCCGATCCGCGTCCACCCGTATGACTTCTCAGAGCGTGCGAAGTCCAGTCCCGGGCCCTCGCCTCGCGCCCTCGCCTCAACTTTCCAATGACCACCCGAGCCATCGATACCACCATAGCTCTTACAAGGAGCAAGTGCTGTCGCCTCGATCTACCCCCAAACCTACGCCCCAGGCCTCGAGAGAGGGCAGCGTCGAGTCCCCTCGTTCCCAAGCAGTTTCGTCGTTCCTACAGGAAAAGCTACAGCGAGAAAGAAGGGCAGAGGTGGACAAGCTCAGTCAAAGCGCTCTATCACGAGTCAGTGAAGACTTTGGCGCACCACTCAGCATTAGCCGCGTCAACTCTCCAAGGAGGAGATCGGTCGCAGCTTCGTCGGATGGATCGCGCCCCAAGTCGAGCAGCGGCAATGATCCTGCCAAGAAGCCCGGGTTAGGCGTCAAAGACATGGACAATGTACGTCACCAATCAAATGGGATATTTTCGCTCCGTTTTACTCCTAGAAAACTAACCCATCGACAGGTCATCTCCAGACTCCACAAGGAAAACTTTGACTTGAAGCTGGAATTATATCACCGCCGCGAAAAGCAGTCAACGCTGGAATCAAGCATCGAAACCctggaaaaagagaagcgcCAAACCGAAGAGATGAACGAAACGCTGCTCGACGAGCTCGAAAAACGCGACAAGGCTGTTGAGGAGGCCGTCGCCATGATCGTCATGCTAGAGGCCAAGGTGGACCAGTTGCTTCAAGAGAGGAACATGGTCCTGCAGGTCGAACAGGAGGGTTTCTTTTGCCGTCAAGACATGGAGCAAAAGTATCGTGGACCTCCCCTCGACCCCCCAGCTGACGACGCCGGAAAGCAAGTGGAGCGAGTCCGGGCCATCAACCGCGTGCCAAGCTTCCTTTCAGAAAAGAGCGAAAACACCGAAAACTTGCGCAACGTCTATCTCGGAGTCCGGGGAAGTGCGCTGAGTCTGGCACGAGTCACTGAAGGGAACATTGAGGTGGATAACGGCGCAACTAATGGACCGGCTCCGGGTAGCCCAACCTTGAGCGTCCTCAGCGAGAGCTCCTTTGCCAGTGTCTATGGTAAAAAGGGCCAAgatggccttttccctcCACCGGTCGACCAGCCCCTGACCTTGGATGGTCTTGATGCCGACTCGCAGATATACACAGCCGAGGGCCGGGACATCAAGAGGATAACTGGATTCCCGCCCCGGGCCGCTTCTGCTAACCATTTTGCCGGGTCAAGCCGTTCGTCCGCTCCCCGCCATTCTAGCATCTCGGGTCCTGTGGGTCACGCCTCCCCGCTACAGCAGATCGAGCAGCTGGCCCGGTCTCAGAGCGTGCTTCAAGAGGGCTTCCACCCTGTGGCCAACAACTCGAGCAGAGACCGACGACGCTCACAGCCTCCCCCTACCTTGCGAAAGGTCATGACGGACGGCCCTGGTGCTTTCCGACTTCATGATCCGAATTTCCCTCCCACTCCAGACACAATATCTACGTCGACACTGCACCGAATGCGAAGCTCCAACGATTCACttacaagacaagacagccGAAATGACAGAGCCTCAGTCGTATATAGCGATCAGGACAATCAGTCGCTGCGAGTTTCATTCCGAGGAAAGCAGAGTCAATTACGAGGTGTTGAAAGAGGGGCTGGAGATGAAAATGGACACTCGTATGGTATTGCCGTTCCTATGCCACAGCAGCACCATGATCACCATAGAGCCGCTAGTGAATCTACGACGTCTCGGAAAAAGGACAGCCAATGGGACAGCACTGACTCTGATGAACACTCCGAGTCTCACTCACCCCGATCTAGTCTTGACATCTGGATGCGAGAGAGCAACAAGCCAACGCCAGACGATAATGTCTCTTCCGACATGTTCAACTTTCCGCCTGGTTTTGGTCACAAGAAGGCGCAGTCGCAGGGCATTGGCAACGATGCCGACTATATCAACGACCTCTTCTCACTGCGCCAGTCCCTCGTTACGAACACGGCTCCGCCTCCACCCGGCAGGCGGTCAAGCCTCCACGCCCGCACGTCGTCGACAACCTCATCTGCTCGCAACTCGCCCAGAACGCTCACTCTTACCAGCACTCCGGAACAGCCAGAGCATCCAGAGGAGATGGAATATGTCAGTCGCCCTAGGCAGCGCAGTAACAGCGTCCAGGTGAAACACGACTACCATACGCCCATCCAGTCTCCGTCTATTCCTCAGCTCCCTCAAAGCGAGAAGAGAAACCACTACCCTCCGGTCACTGGACCGCGGACAGCATTGAATAGACTGTTCCGTCGCTCAGTAGCTCCTACTTCCCCAGTCAGCATGCCTACGAGTGCCACCGAGACCGCCTTTTCCGAATCGTACAAGAGCGCCCAGGGCGTTAGTCTTCAGCCTTGGATGAACAGAAACATTGACAGCGAGCTCGATCCTCGTAATGGTGCCGGTTCGACGCCGCCACCCATCACGCTTACGCTTcgacaaaggagaagaaatacGGTGGGAACTGAAGCAGCACCCTCATTTATACCCTCATCAACCAGTGCTCCCGTACGACTCTCCGAAATGGCTGTCAACGGACGACATTCACCGGCTTCGAAGAAGCTACCGCCGCTACCGGCCGAGCCAGCTATGCCAGCGGCGTCAGTCATTGGTACTCGGAGGAAGTGGCTCCCTGGATTTTCaaggggcagcagcagcttgaggaACAGGGCCAATTAG
- a CDS encoding uncharacterized protein (EggNog:ENOG41): protein MFYTISYNNSSAEVDSVSKMASNHTFGECRQSRLACVECRARKVKCSGESTGCQRCQGTGITCVFPERTKRGTKRRKNSTPSDNHSSSKSSSGSETSLHNGDSGSNTSMAPTGDSHPLASTVPTSEFSPSLDFSPSYFSLDLSDNFNIDLDQLNSTLGDLSSLASSSSISPSQSQPFPTAPRRTVRTTEGLCLGDSPSIKDGNICACAQSALHMLEELELQYENNVDVSSDTILGYQKIALARLNSWISCDHSHTPRATTKLIVLVIEGLSLYLERGAANCIRQMQQQVEDEDPSAAARMCSVGDYHVESKHEWAHILRVSLLVRCRELLAAVTRLKQVDVNDVLLPAVETRLSNVIQELKGWEDYL, encoded by the exons ATGTTTTACACAATCTCCTACAACAATAGCTCGGCGGAAGTCGACAGCGTGTCCAAGATGGCCAGCAACCACACCTTTGGAGAATGTCGACAATCACGGCTTGCTTGTGTAGAATGCCGTGCCCGAAAA GTCAAATGCTCTGGAGAAAGCACAGGCTGCCAGCGATGTCAAGGGACCGGTATCACATGCGTCTTTCCAGAGAGAACCAAGCGTGGCACCAAGAGACGAAAGAACTCGACTCCCTCCGACAATCACAGCAGCTCGAAGAGCAGCTCGGGCAGTGAGACGAGCCTCCACAATGGCGATAGCGGCAGCAACACATCCATGGCACCCACAGGAGACTCTCATCCTCTGGCCTCAACAGTCCCCACCTCAGAATTCTCCCCGTCGCTGGACTTTAGCCCTTCATATTTCTCACTAGACTTGAGTGACAACTTTAACATTG ACCTTGATCAATTAAACTCCACCCTCGGAGATCTTAGCAGCTTAGcttcaagcagcagcatatCACCATCACAAAGCCAGCCTTTTCCCACAGCACCACGACGGACGGTGAGAACAACAGAAGGCTTGTGCCTGGGCGACAGCCCTTCTATCAAGGACGGCAACATATGCGCCTGCGCCCAGTCTGCGCTTCACATGCTCGAAGAGCTCGAACTACAATACGAAAACAATGTCGACGTCTCCAGCGACACCATTCTGGGCTACCAAAAGATTGCTCTAGCTCGCCTCAACTCCTGGATATCCTGCGACCACAGCCACACCCCCCGAGCAACGACCAAGCTTATCGTGCTGGTAATAGAGGGGCTCTCGCTGTATTTAGAACGAGGGGCGGCCAACTGTATCCGACAGATGCAGCAACAAGTCGAGGATGAGGATccttctgctgccgccagaATGTGCAGTGTGGGGGACTACCACGTCGAATCGAAGCACGAGTGGGCACACATCCTCCGGGTGTCACTGCTGGTACGATGCAGAGAGCTTTTAGCCGCAGTCACGAGGCTAAAGCAGGTCGATGTCAACGACGTGCTTTTGCCGGCGGTAGAGACGCGGTTATCGAATGTCATACAGGAGCTGAAGGGCTGGGAGGATTATCTGTAG
- a CDS encoding uncharacterized protein (TransMembrane:14 (i64-86o106-126i133-153o159-183i195-216o222-244i265-284o290-311i331-353o365-389i396-417o423-445i457-478o534-554i)), translated as MSDTREAQDAPYPLGSLPSSSSPDTSDLESPAASQDGIKEHNQVLASEQNGESAQAGSQYITGFALWVNMISLMLSIFLIALDMTIVATSVPAITNDFHGIKDQAWYASAFFLTAGGCQSTWGKIYQNFPLKFSFLIAIFIFEVGSLICAVAPSSSVFIAGRVIAGIGSSGVGSGSYTIVAFIVEPKKRANYTAILGAIFGIGSILGPSIGGAFAADITWRWCFYVNLPIGVPPVLGVIFFLRLPSIARPRQAPLKEKLLQMDPIGFVLLLGGIVSYLVAVQYGGVTHPWNSGTVIGLLVTCVVAFVLFGFVEMWQGERATVIPRLFKKRFVGLSMIYIAFQGGALYAMVYYLPLYFQAIRDDSAVLAGAHTLAFIIPGMLFILISGIITTNTGMVTVVMFVGSAIATLGCGLSYLFDINTNTGTWIGIQIVCGIGLGLGFQIPLSTAQASVEAADLPAVTAMLLEFQTLGGAIWVSAAQAAFVNRLLVGLPKLAPNVIPMEVIATGAGDLRKVFSPADLPGILAAYSTGIRDAYLLICAIVGISMLVAAAMPWRRIDPDAIKAAAGGA; from the exons ATGAGCGATACGCGAGAGGCGCAAGACGCTCCCTACCCGCTTGGCAGCttgccgtcctcgtcttctccagatACCTCAGATCTCGAGTCTCCTGCTGCGTCGCAAGATGGAATCAAGGAGCACAACCAGGTGCTCGCATCGGAGCAAAATGGCGAGAGTGCGCAAGCAGGGTCCCAGTATATCACCGGTTTTGCGCTCTGGGTGAACATGATTTCCCTTATGCTCAGCATTTTCTTGATCGCCCTTGACATG ACCATCGTTGCGACCTCTGTAcccgccatcaccaacgaCTTCCACGGCATCAAAGACCAGGCATGGTACGCCTCCGCCTTCTTCCTGACGGCTGGCGGATGTCAGTCGACATGGGGCAAGATCTACCAGAATTTTCCCCTCAAATTCAGCTTTCTCATAgccattttcatcttcgAAGTGGGCAGTCTTATTTGCGCTGTGGCCCCTTCGTCATCCGTCTTCATTGCAGGTCGTGTTATTGCCGGTATTGGGTCTTCTGGCGTCGGCTCAGGCTCATATACAATCGTCGCTTTCATTGTAGAGCCCAAGAAGAGAGCGAATTATACCGCGATTCTTGGAGCGATTTTTGGAATTGGAAGTATTCTGGGTCCTTCAATCGGtggtgcttttgctgctgatATCACTTGGCGATG GTGCTTCTATGTCAATCTCCCTATTGGTGTCCCTCCCGTCCTcggcgtcatcttcttcctccgccTCCCGTCTATTGCTCGCCCTCGACAAGCTCCGTTaaaagagaagctgctccagaTGGATCCAATCGGCTTtgtactgctgctgggaGGCATCGTCTCATACCTCGTAGCAGTGCAGTATGGCGGCGTGACACACCCTTGGAACTCTGGAACTGTCATCGGTCTTCTCGTGACTTGTGTTGTGGCATTCGTTCTTTTCGGATTCGTTGAGATGTGGCAAGGTGAAAGAGCGACAGTGATCCCTCGGCTCTTCAAGAAGCGTTTTGTTGGACTATCGATGATCTACATAGCGTTTCAAGGCGGAGCCCTCTATGCCATGGTTTACTATCTCCCTCTCTACTTTCAGGCTATCCGAGATGATAGTGCTGTGCTTGCTGGTGCTCACACCTTGGCCTTTATCATCCCGGGCATGCTCTTTATTCTAATCTccggcatcatcaccacgaACACAGGCATGGTTACGGTCGTCATGTTTGTTGGATCGGCCATTGCAACTCTTGGCTGCGGCCTTAGCTACTTGTtcgacatcaacaccaatACCGGGACCTGGATTGGAATCCAGATCGTGTGTGGCAtaggccttggccttgggtTCCAAATTCCTCTTTCTACAGCTCAGGCCAGTGTCGAAGCGGCCGATTTACCAGCCGTCACTGCCATGTTGTTGGAATTCCAGACGCTCGGTGGCGCCATCTGGGTGTCTGCAGCGCAAGCCGCCTTTGTGAACCGCTTGCTGGTCGGTCTACCCAAGTTGGCTCCCAATGTGATCCCAATGGAGGTTATAGCTACTGGTGCTGGAGATTTGCGCAAGGTCTTTTCACCAGCGGATCTCCCAGGCATCCTTGCAGCTTACTCTACCGGTATCAGGGACGCATATCTCCTCATCTGTGCAATTGTTGGGATTTCCATGTTGGTagctgcagcaatgccatGGAGGAGAATCGACCCAGATGCAAtcaaagcagctgcaggTGGAGCGTAA
- a CDS encoding uncharacterized protein (EggNog:ENOG41~TransMembrane:1 (o173-189i)), which translates to MAICSFLSRRSRFPKPTPTNKMGTPEFTLAAAEKQAGRKAWAYRQFIGKTPLVDKKDAEQVAGKTAIVTGSNIGLGLETARQLLDLGVARLIMAVRTVSKGEKARENLLAGRKDFKGEIEVWELDMLSYDSIQKFAERTKTLDRLDIAILNAGAYRAFEEFHSSTGYEDSIQVNYLSTIFLSILLLPVLKEKAQTKPGRLTIVSSDTASWAKFEERKERPLLAFYKKKTDPKNWNHAERYGTSKLLGQLGASKLVEKVSSSAVVLNLVNPGLCYGTEIVRDGDGHFLGTIYRLGFRALGKPAPVGARSIVHAGVSFGEASHGQYTEDGEIRPLAALLYKPEGKEIATQLWEETLAELPSAPVQESLQALSN; encoded by the exons ATGGCGATTTGCTCGTTTCTGTCCCGCCGCTCTCGCTTCCCGAAACCCACTCCCACCAACAAGATGGGCACTCCCGAGTTCACCCTCGCCGCTGCCGAGAAGCAGGCCGGCAGAAAGGCGTGGGCGTATCGCCAGTTCATCGGCAAGACGCCGCTCGTGGACAAAAAGGACGCCGAGCAGGTTGCCGGCAAAACTGCCATTGTCACCGGCTCCAACATTGGCCTGGGCCTCGAAACCGCccgccagcttcttgatctgGGCGTTGCCAGGCTGATTATGGCCGTGCGCACCGTCTCCAAGGGCGAAAAGGCTCGGGAAAATCTGCTTGCCGGCCGAAAAGACTTCAAGGGCGAGATTGAGGTCTGGGAGCTTGACATGCTCTCATACGACTCCATTCAAAAGTTTGCGGAGCGCACCAAGACTCTGGATCGCCTCGAcattgccatcttgaatGCCGGCGCTTATCGGGCGTTTGAGGAGTTCCACTCATCCACCGGCTATGAAGACAGCATCCAGGTCAATTACCTGTCGACCATCTTTTTGTcaatcctgctgctgccggttCTCAAGGAGAAGGCGCAAACAAAGCCCGGGCGTCTCACTATTGTCTCATCCGACACGGCCTCCTGGGCCAAGttcgaggagagaaaagagcgcccgcttcttgctttctacaaaaagaagacagaCCCCAAGAACTGGAACCATGCAGAGCGCTACGGAACGAGCAAACTGCTGGGCCAACTCGGCGCGAGCAAGCTCGTGGAAAAGGTGTCGTCTTCCGCCGTCGTCTTGAACCTGGTCAATCCGGGCCTGTGCTACGGCACCGAAATCGTCCGTGATGGCGACGGCCATTTCCTTGGCACGATCTACAGGCTGGGATTCCGCGCACTCGGCAAGCCAGCTCCTGTTGGCGCCCGAAGCATCGTGCATGCAGGTGTCTCTTTTGGCGAAGCATCGCATGGGCAATAcacagaagatggcgagattcGTCC ACTGGCTGCCCTTCTCTACAAGCCAGAGGGCAAAGAAATCGCCACTCAGCTATGGGAAGAGACATTGGCCGAGCTACCCTCTGCTCCTGTTCAGGAGTCGCTGCAGGCATTGAGCAACTAA
- a CDS encoding uncharacterized protein (MEROPS:MER0031617~SECRETED:SignalP(1-19)) → MVRLTNLLRASLLPLTVNASLSNFDDWEHGRVALQDVSIHFRYAGSGPPVLLVHGTPQFSLTWQHIGPILAEQYTVIAVDVRGTGDSSIPPNEDYTCETVAGDLKGVLDSLNISSAYVFAHDSGVGMATALAIQHPSMVKRLAIAEYLFPGFGYEQAASPGPYMDLYGNPQLSAFTIPDFAEFLVTGKEKQLLQWYFYKGSYSGGTSFSEDTINRYTSSISKPGFLRSMLGVYSAATVHADSQFFQSHLGPSPLNIPVLAIGGEASNGNEDIMRVLYARVSTDLSTAVVPKAGHWLGDENPSWTAKRVAKFFSEDKPALKNVDLSSFADQVTLQVGFFGTFRNAALGAGLVAQVAQMRQHLEYAAAAAAAGVDPAQYAAMGNGPK, encoded by the exons ATGGTGCGCCTTACAAACCTCCTCAGAGCCTCGTTGCTCCCCTTGACAGTCAACGCCAGCTTGTCAAACTTTGACGATTGGGAGCATGGCCGTGTTGCTCTTCAAGACGTCAGCATTCATTTCCGCTACGCCGGCTCAGGCCCGCCTGTGCTTCTTGTGCATGGCACTCCTCAATTCAGCCTGACATGGCAACACATTGGCCCCATCCTCGCAGAGCAATACACAGTCATTGCGGTAGATGTGCGTGGTACTGGAGATTCCAGCATTCCGCCAAATGAGGACTATACTTGTGAAACGGTTGCTGGCGATCTCAAGGGCGTGTTGGACTCCTTGAACATATCGTCTGCGTACGTTTTTGCTCACGACAGTGGAGTCGGCATGGCCACAGCCCTCGCGATCCAGCATCCGTCCATGGTGAAGAGGCTGGCCATTGCTGAATATCTGTTCCCAGGCTTTGGCTATGAGCAGGCGGCATCTCCCGGCCCTTACATGGATCTGTACGGCAACCCACAGCTCTCAGCGTTTACTATTCCTGATTTTGCCGAGTTCCTCGTCACTGGCAAGgaaaagcagcttcttcagtgGTATTTCTACAAGGGCAGCTATTCCGGTGGCACCAGCTTCAGCGAGGACACGATCAACCGATATACTTCAAGCATCTCCAAGCCTGGCTTCCTCAGATCCATGCTGGGTGTCTACTCAGCCGCCACAGTCCATGCAGATTCACAGTTTTTCCAAAGCCACTTGGGCCCAAGCCCTTTGAATATTCCCGTGCTTGCAATcggaggagaagcaagcaACGGCAATGAGGATATCATGCGTGTTCTGTACGCGAGAGTATCAACAGATTTGAGTACTGCCGTAGTTCCCAAGGCAGGCCACTGGCTGG GTGACGAGAACCCGTCGTGGACAGCGAAGCGTGTAGCGAAATTCTTTTCAGAAGACAAGCCAGCCTTGAAGAATGTTGATCTTTCGTCTTTCGCAGACCAGGTTACCCTTCAAGTTGGTTTCTTTGGCACTTTCAGAAATGCTGCTCTCGGCGCAGGTCTTG TTGCTCAAGTTGCTCAAATGCGTCAACACTTGGAGtacgctgctgccgctgccgctgcgggcGTTGATCCGGCGCAGTACGCTGCCATGGGTAACGGACCCAAATAG
- a CDS encoding uncharacterized protein (EggNog:ENOG41), translated as MTSISSLKQTLYYEIAVSKLQGRINLPEEAVSNPHHIYKQGIFHRFRNPYPSYGEHPEFVHYLKNVVWPVIRGELQVPDTTLSKIAVRKPQWLPHRKASTKLRATWLGHACYYVEFPSGLRVLFDPVFEDRCSPVSFLGPRRFTQPPCDVKDIPVIDAVLISHSHYDHLSHNSVLEIQKAHPQAQFFVGLGLEKWFRNAGLTNVTELDWWEDAEMTIKAQGGDSKEEIIQARLSCLPCQHTSGRIPFDVDRDTTLWASWAVHSGDKKVWFGGDTGYRAVPSIPKASDDYGPDWDHLPRCPQFKQIGEHRGPFDLGLIPIGAYYPRVAFSAMHANPFDSVEIFTDTKCKRAMGIHWGTWALTHEEVQEPPKILKEALRRKGIPEDGVFDVCDIGESREF; from the exons ATGacatccatctccagcctcaaGCAGACTCTTTACTATGAGATTGCTGTTAGCAAGCTTCAAGGCAGAATAAACCTGCCAGAAGAAGCCGTCTCCAATCCGCACCACATTTACAAGCAAGGGATCTTTCATCGCTTCAGGAACCCATATCCTTCGTATGGCGAGCACCCCGAGTTTGTTCATTATCTCAAAAACGTCGTCTG GCCAGTTATCCGTGGTGAGCTCCAAGTCCCAGATACTACGCTCTCCAAGATCGCCGTGAGAAAACCCCAGTGGCTTCCTCATCGGAAAGCCTCGACGAAACTTCGTGCCACTTGGCTTGGCCACGCATGCTACTACGTCGAATTTCCCTCAGGCCTGCGAGTTCTCTTCGACCCGGTATTCGAAGACAGATGCTCCCCAGTCAGCTTCCTAGGGCCTCGACGCTTCACTCAACCCCCCTGCGACGTTAAAGATATCCCAGTCATTGATGCTGTCCTCATTAGCCACAGCCACTACGATCATCTCTCTCACAATTCGGTGCTTGAGATCCAAAAGGCGCATCCCCAGGCACAATTTTTCGTTGGTCTGGGCTTGGAAAAATGGTTCCGTAATGCGGGGCTGACCAATGTCACCGAGCTCGACTGGTGGGAAGATGCTGAAATGACCATCAAAGCTCAAGGCGGCGATAGCAAAGAGGAGATCATCCAGGCACGGCTGTCCTGTTTGCCTTGCCAGCACACCTCGGGTCGCATCCCCTTTGACGTGGACCGAGACACAACGCTCTGGGCGTCTTGGGCGGTCCATTCAGGCGATAAAAAGGTCTGGTTTGGAGGCGACACGGGATACCGTGCTGTGCCAAGTATTCCCAAGGCTTCTGATGACTATGGCCCAGACTGGGACCATCTGCCTCGGTGCCCCCAATTCAAACAGATTGGGGAACATCGTGGACCATTCGATCTGGGACTCATTCCTATTGGCGCGTACTATCCGAGAGTTGCCTTCTCAGCTATGCACGCCAATCCTTTTGATTCAGTAGAGATCTTTACAGACACAAAGTGCAAGAGGGCAATGGGCATCCATTGGGGGACATGGGCACTGACTCATGAGGAAGTTCAAGAACCGCCCAAGATTCTAAAGGAGGCACTACGCCGTAAGGGTATTCCTGAAGATGGAGTTTTTGACGTGTGCGATATTGGCGAGAGTAGGGAATTTTAA
- a CDS encoding uncharacterized protein (EggNog:ENOG41~CAZy:AA7~SECRETED:SignalP(1-24)) produces MVKANFSTWASALCLLSLSGGVAALPAAAKGECKADLKGLLTDPARHWAANTTVSFPGDTTFANATERWSIFNAPTYSAAVSPGTEADVSKVINLARTNGIPFMARSGGHGYAASFGKLQNGLSLDMSKFNTVNIDSKARTLTVGPGARYRDILDPLYNAGFYVQTGSCSCPSVIGVAIGGGVGRLMGELGLTADALTSVRLVGADGIAKTVSATSYPDLWWAIRGAGANFGVITSATFEVQTLASNNNGNVFMVDFYLPKERSLEYFQLIEKNYSPMPPNLAAVIVLNWNSTLNVSQVGSDWIFYGTEADARKALAPILAFGAQYITAILPWNKIIAYSGAGYDPENCLPNKPRNSFSLNQKVYSAAGWQKGFETITDFFEKNPGGRASQIMLELFGNKATAAVPASETCWPWRDVWGFFQAQFVYDAGDSATQNAANNYGAQIRSQYAPYTGYSKPTIFVNYARGDEPIENVFGADKLPRLAQLKHKYDPSNLFAYGHPLPQHYP; encoded by the exons ATGGTCAAGGCGAACTTCTCGACTTGGGCATCTGCCCTCTGCTTGTTATCTCTCTCTGGAGGCGTTGCGGCCCttcctgcagcagccaagggAGAGTGTAAGGCAGACCTCAAGGGCCTCCTGACGGATCCAGCCCGCCACTGGGCTGCGAATACAACCGTCTCATTCCCTGGAGACACCACCTTTGCTAATGCCACAGAGCGTTGGTCCATCTTTAATGCACCGACATACAGTGCCGCCGTGAGCCCTGGAACAGAGGCGGATGTTAGCAAAGTG ATCAACCTTGCTAGAACGAATGGAATTCCCTTCATGGCTCGCAGCGGTGGCCATGGATATGCGGCTAGTTTCGGCAAATTACAGAACGGCTTATCCCTTGACATGAGCAAGTTCAACACTGTTAATATTGACTCAAAAGCCCGGACATTGACTGTTGGCCCTGGTGCCCGCTATCGTGATATTCTTGACCCCTTGTACAACGCTGGATTCTACGTCC AAACTGGCAGCTGCTCATGTCCTTCTGTCATTGGTGTTGCCATTGGCGGTGGTGTTGGACGTCTGATG GGCGAGCTTGGCCTGACTGCTGACGCCTTGACATCCGTCCGTCTGGTCGGAGCTGATGGAATTGCCAAGACGGTATCGGCCACTTCCTACCCGGACTTGTGGTGGGCTATCCGCGGTGCAGGTGCAAACTTCGGTGTCATCACGTCTGCAACTTTCGAAGTCCAGACGCTGgccagcaacaacaacggcAATGTCTTCATGGTCGACTTCTATCTTCCCAAGGAGAGAAGCTTGGAGTACTTCCAGCTCATTGAGAAGAACTACAGCCCCATGCCTCCCAACTTGGCTGCTGTCATAGTGCTCAACTGGAACAGCACTCTCAATGTT AGTCAAGTCGGTTCTGATTGGATCTTTTATGGCACAGAGGCAGACGCCCGCAAGGCCCTGGCTCCAATTCTTGCATTCGGCGCCCAATACATCACTGCTATTCTGCCGTGGAACAAGATCATTGCTTATAGTGGAGCTGGCTATGACCCGGAAAACTGCCTGCCCAACAAGCCGCGAAACAGCTTTTCTCTCAACCAAAAGGTCTATAGCGCAGCTGGCTGGCAGAAAGGCTTTGAAACCATCACAGACTTCTTTGAGAAGAATCCTGGTGGTCGCGCTAGCCAGATTATGTTGGAGCTCTTTGGCAACAAGgcgactgctgctgttcctgCAAGCGAGACCTGTTGGCCATGGAGAGATGTCTGGGGCTTTTT CCAAGCTCAGTTTGTCTACGACGCCGGAGACAGCGCAACGCAAAATGCAGCAAACAACTACGGAGCTCAAATTCGCTCGCAGTACGCCCCGTACACTGGGTACAGCAAGCCAACTATTTTCGTCAACTATGCTCGAGGTGACGAGCCCATTGAGAACGTATTTGGTGCAGACAAGCTGCCTCGGCTGGCTCAGCTGAAGCACAAGTACGATCCGTCAAACCTCTTTGCTTATGGTCATCCTCTGCCCCAGCACTATCCTTGA